Proteins from one Dysgonomonas sp. HDW5A genomic window:
- a CDS encoding DUF4254 domain-containing protein has product MKFTSLCNSIFDQTIKDYHITDNVDTPISNPYEVKTIEYYLYLKNWIDTVQWHFEDIIRDPQIDPVAALDLKRRIDKSNQDRTDLVELIDSYFLDKYKGIQPKADAKINTESPAWAVDRLSILALKLYHMQQEVDRKDVSPEHHEQCAKKLAILLEQRKDLSKAIDELMEDIENGSKYMKVYKQMKMYNDPDLNPVLYEKKSK; this is encoded by the coding sequence ATGAAATTTACAAGCCTGTGTAATTCAATCTTTGATCAGACTATTAAAGATTATCACATAACGGATAATGTTGATACACCTATTTCTAATCCATATGAGGTAAAGACAATAGAATATTACTTATATTTAAAAAATTGGATTGATACTGTTCAATGGCATTTCGAAGATATAATAAGAGATCCTCAGATTGATCCGGTTGCTGCTTTGGATTTAAAGCGTCGTATTGATAAGTCTAACCAAGACCGTACTGATCTGGTTGAATTAATTGACAGTTATTTTCTGGATAAATATAAGGGCATACAACCTAAGGCTGATGCAAAGATAAATACCGAAAGTCCGGCTTGGGCAGTAGACCGTTTATCGATATTAGCATTAAAGCTATATCACATGCAACAGGAGGTTGATCGAAAAGATGTAAGCCCGGAGCATCACGAACAATGCGCCAAAAAACTCGCTATTCTGCTGGAGCAACGTAAAGATCTTTCAAAAGCAATAGATGAATTGATGGAAGATATTGAAAACGGATCGAAGTATATGAAAGTATACAAACAAATGAAAATGTATAATGATCCCGATTTAAATCCTGTTTTATACGAAAAGAAGAGTAAATAG
- a CDS encoding glycosyltransferase translates to MKIAILSPFYPYRGGIASFSNRLYKELSETENIEIEAFSFSLLYPSFLFPGKTQYVEDEEPVLAAQSNRILSSINPLSWISTAKAINAYNPDILIVAYWMPFVAPALGMVCSLVNKKTKVVALIHNAIPHEKRFFDKVFAKYFFKKCDSFIVLSQSVKDDLQKLIPKAKILVTPHPIYDQYKERIDRSRACRLLNIDSRKKNLLFFGLIRDYKGLDLLIQAMSHLDEDYQLIIGGECYGDFQKYQELIDASPLKDNIKVFEQYIPDDMVSTLFSAADVLMLPYRDATQSGVVAVAYQMEVPIIATNAGALGQTVLSSSTGIVVEVSPESIAEGIKTYFDNDKQHYFDNVKIEKKRLSWSSFVKSFQEFIR, encoded by the coding sequence ATGAAAATCGCTATTCTATCACCGTTTTACCCTTATAGGGGAGGAATTGCTTCTTTTAGCAATCGTCTTTATAAGGAGTTGAGTGAAACGGAAAATATAGAAATCGAGGCTTTTTCTTTCTCTTTGTTATATCCTTCTTTCCTTTTTCCCGGTAAAACTCAGTATGTGGAAGACGAAGAGCCTGTTCTTGCGGCTCAATCGAATCGTATTCTTAGTAGCATTAACCCACTCTCGTGGATATCTACAGCTAAGGCGATTAATGCATATAATCCCGACATTCTGATTGTAGCTTACTGGATGCCATTTGTGGCACCTGCATTGGGTATGGTATGCAGCCTTGTGAATAAAAAAACAAAGGTTGTTGCTCTTATCCATAATGCGATTCCTCACGAAAAGCGTTTTTTTGATAAGGTTTTTGCCAAGTACTTCTTTAAAAAATGCGATAGTTTTATTGTTTTGAGCCAGTCTGTAAAAGATGATTTACAGAAGCTTATACCTAAAGCGAAAATTTTGGTAACCCCACATCCAATTTATGATCAGTATAAGGAGCGTATAGATAGATCTAGGGCTTGTCGGTTATTAAATATAGATTCCCGAAAAAAGAATCTCCTTTTCTTTGGACTTATTCGTGATTATAAAGGGTTAGACTTGCTTATACAGGCTATGTCTCATCTGGATGAAGACTACCAACTGATAATAGGGGGGGAATGCTATGGTGATTTTCAAAAATATCAGGAGTTAATTGATGCGTCTCCTCTTAAGGATAATATAAAAGTATTCGAACAATATATTCCCGATGATATGGTATCTACCCTTTTCTCGGCTGCAGATGTATTGATGTTGCCTTACAGGGATGCTACCCAAAGTGGAGTTGTAGCGGTGGCTTATCAGATGGAAGTGCCCATAATCGCTACTAATGCGGGAGCCTTGGGACAAACTGTTTTATCTTCTTCAACAGGTATTGTTGTTGAAGTTTCTCCGGAATCAATAGCAGAGGGTATTAAGACTTATTTTGATAATGATAAGCAACATTACTTTGATAATGTAAAGATCGAGAAGAAACGCTTATCGTGGTCGTCCTTTGTGAAATCATTTCAGGAGTTTATCCGCTAA
- a CDS encoding ThiF family adenylyltransferase: MGIEKGIFKRTELLLGDTLMNKIASQRVIIFGVGGVGSWCAESLVRSGIRNITIVDSDRVCITNINRQLLATTKTVGKVKVEVLKERLLEINPKAEINALQQIYSPETSESFHLDEYDYIIDAIDSLTNKMDLIRTATKTKAVLLSSMGAALKIDPTKIKVAEFWQVKGCPLAAALRRKFKKSEKPSRKFLCVYSEEVLENKGANESCGTEKCLCPKAKNGPGDPDLVNHEWCSMKAQINGTLAHATAIFGFTLAGLVMQNICKEEKVSA, encoded by the coding sequence ATGGGTATAGAAAAAGGAATATTCAAGCGTACGGAACTTCTTCTTGGTGATACGCTTATGAATAAAATAGCTTCACAACGGGTTATCATATTCGGTGTTGGAGGAGTAGGCAGTTGGTGTGCCGAAAGTTTGGTACGTTCAGGTATCAGAAATATTACTATTGTTGATTCGGATCGTGTCTGCATTACCAATATAAACCGCCAATTACTGGCTACTACAAAAACTGTAGGTAAGGTAAAAGTAGAAGTTTTAAAAGAACGCTTATTGGAGATAAACCCAAAAGCTGAGATTAATGCTCTTCAGCAAATATACAGTCCTGAGACATCGGAATCTTTCCATTTGGACGAATACGATTACATCATTGATGCCATAGACAGCCTTACCAATAAAATGGATTTGATACGTACGGCAACTAAAACTAAAGCTGTACTATTATCATCGATGGGAGCTGCCTTAAAAATAGATCCTACCAAAATAAAGGTTGCCGAATTCTGGCAGGTAAAAGGTTGTCCTTTAGCAGCAGCATTACGCCGCAAATTCAAGAAGAGCGAAAAACCATCCCGTAAATTTCTTTGTGTATATAGTGAGGAGGTTTTAGAAAACAAAGGAGCCAATGAATCGTGTGGAACAGAGAAGTGTCTTTGTCCAAAAGCAAAGAATGGCCCCGGAGATCCTGATCTGGTTAATCACGAGTGGTGCAGTATGAAAGCTCAGATCAATGGAACTTTGGCACATGCTACTGCAATATTCGGTTTTACTTTAGCCGGATTAGTGATGCAAAACATATGTAAAGAAGAAAAAGTATCTGCTTAA
- a CDS encoding arsenate reductase family protein, which produces MNKILFLQYPKCSTCQKAAKWLKENNIEVESRHIVENNPTIEELTTWIDRSKLPISKFFNTSGNVYKEQNLKEKVKTASNEELIKILASNGMVVKRPLVIGDDYVLVGFKEDEWADRLK; this is translated from the coding sequence ATGAACAAAATTTTATTTCTACAATATCCAAAGTGCAGTACTTGTCAGAAAGCGGCAAAATGGCTTAAGGAAAATAATATAGAAGTAGAAAGTCGGCATATAGTGGAAAATAATCCGACAATCGAAGAGCTAACCACTTGGATCGATAGAAGTAAGTTACCTATAAGTAAGTTTTTCAATACATCCGGAAATGTTTATAAAGAACAGAATCTAAAAGAAAAGGTAAAAACAGCATCCAACGAAGAGCTCATTAAAATATTGGCTTCTAACGGGATGGTTGTAAAACGCCCTCTGGTCATCGGTGATGATTATGTACTTGTCGGATTTAAAGAAGATGAGTGGGCAGACCGTTTGAAATGA
- a CDS encoding YifB family Mg chelatase-like AAA ATPase — MLVKVFGAAVQGVDATQITIEVNCSKGIKFMLVGLPDASVKESHERIISALQVNGYKFPRQQVVINMSPADIKKEGSAYDLPLAVGIMAASDSLKTDKLEEYMLMGELSLDGSILPIKGALSMAIKARELGFKGLIVPKKNAKEAGVVNNLEVYGVENITEVVNFYNNEADLEPVVIDTRTEFLNNHQNFEFNFSDVKGQENVKRAIEVSAAGGHNIIMIGPPGAGKSMMAKRIPSILPPFTLHEALETTKIHSVAGKIGGDTSLMCTRPFRSPHHTISDVAMVGGGVYPQPGEISLAHNGVLFLDELPEFNRSVLEVLRQPLEDRSISISRSKFTVEYPASFMLISSMNPCPCGYFNHPEKQCVCSQGVVQKYLNKISGPLLDRIDIQIEIVPVPFDKISSSGVAEDSAVIRERVIKAREIQDKRFKDEDSIHCNAQMTSKLMRKYATPDDEGLQLLKTAMNRFNLSARAYDRILKVSRTIADLDNSDKVLSKHLAEAINYRNLDRENWATR; from the coding sequence ATGCTAGTAAAAGTTTTTGGCGCAGCCGTACAAGGAGTTGATGCAACACAAATAACGATAGAAGTAAATTGTTCAAAAGGCATAAAATTTATGTTGGTCGGACTTCCCGATGCATCCGTAAAGGAAAGTCATGAGCGTATTATTTCTGCATTACAAGTAAACGGATATAAATTTCCCCGACAACAGGTTGTTATTAATATGTCCCCTGCGGATATAAAAAAAGAAGGATCAGCATACGATTTACCTCTTGCTGTAGGTATTATGGCCGCTTCGGACAGTCTGAAAACTGACAAGCTGGAAGAATATATGCTGATGGGTGAATTGTCTTTGGACGGATCCATCCTACCGATAAAAGGAGCCTTATCAATGGCAATTAAGGCTCGTGAACTGGGCTTTAAGGGGTTGATTGTGCCAAAGAAAAATGCCAAAGAAGCAGGAGTAGTTAATAATCTGGAGGTGTATGGTGTTGAAAATATAACAGAAGTCGTAAATTTTTATAACAACGAAGCCGACTTAGAGCCTGTTGTTATAGATACCCGAACCGAATTCCTAAACAATCATCAGAATTTTGAATTTAACTTCTCGGATGTAAAAGGTCAGGAGAATGTAAAACGTGCAATTGAAGTTTCTGCTGCAGGAGGTCATAATATTATAATGATAGGTCCTCCCGGAGCCGGAAAATCGATGATGGCAAAGCGGATACCCTCTATCCTGCCTCCTTTTACTCTGCACGAGGCTTTGGAGACCACCAAAATACACAGTGTTGCAGGTAAGATCGGAGGAGATACTTCGCTGATGTGTACCCGTCCTTTTCGTTCGCCCCACCATACCATATCAGATGTTGCCATGGTTGGAGGAGGTGTTTATCCTCAGCCTGGAGAAATAAGTTTGGCTCACAATGGAGTGCTGTTTTTGGATGAACTACCCGAATTTAACAGAAGTGTACTTGAAGTCTTGAGGCAACCATTGGAGGATCGGTCGATATCCATCTCCAGATCTAAATTTACGGTAGAATATCCTGCCAGTTTTATGTTGATTTCTTCTATGAACCCATGCCCTTGCGGTTATTTCAATCATCCAGAAAAGCAGTGTGTATGTTCGCAAGGCGTTGTTCAGAAATACCTGAATAAAATATCAGGGCCATTACTCGATCGTATTGATATCCAGATAGAAATCGTTCCCGTTCCTTTCGATAAAATTTCAAGCTCGGGAGTTGCCGAAGATAGTGCGGTAATAAGAGAAAGGGTTATTAAAGCCAGGGAGATTCAAGACAAACGTTTTAAGGATGAGGATTCAATTCATTGCAATGCTCAGATGACATCTAAATTGATGCGTAAATATGCAACTCCCGATGATGAGGGATTACAGTTATTGAAAACAGCAATGAATCGTTTTAACCTTTCAGCCAGAGCCTATGATCGGATTCTTAAAGTTTCACGTACCATTGCCGATTTAGACAATTCGGACAAAGTATTATCAAAACATCTTGCGGAAGCCATAAATTATAGAAATTTGGATAGAGAAAATTGGGCAACAAGGTGA
- a CDS encoding GNAT family N-acetyltransferase — protein sequence MVKNTLSSDRILLRSFQETDTDAIFAYRSLEDIAKYQYWEPYNHEDALNFIKSNLNSDLSSKEKWVGLAIILKSDQKLIGDCAIRINKNDAEIGCNISPEYQKFGYAKEALHLLIDYCFQNNAIDEIFGITDSQNTASIQLMQSMQMVKSDEFEEQIVCKGNISIEHKYFIKRPR from the coding sequence ATGGTCAAAAATACTCTTTCGTCTGACAGAATTTTATTACGAAGTTTTCAAGAAACAGATACTGATGCCATTTTCGCCTATCGTTCATTGGAAGATATTGCTAAATATCAATACTGGGAACCTTATAATCACGAAGATGCCCTGAATTTTATAAAAAGCAACCTCAACTCAGACCTAAGCAGTAAAGAAAAATGGGTTGGACTGGCAATTATTCTCAAAAGTGATCAAAAACTTATTGGGGATTGTGCTATCAGAATTAATAAAAATGATGCAGAAATCGGATGTAATATTTCTCCGGAGTATCAAAAATTCGGATACGCAAAAGAAGCACTCCACTTACTTATAGACTATTGCTTCCAAAATAATGCTATTGATGAAATATTCGGCATTACCGATTCCCAGAATACTGCTTCTATTCAACTAATGCAATCCATGCAAATGGTAAAATCAGATGAATTTGAAGAACAAATAGTTTGCAAAGGAAATATAAGTATAGAGCATAAGTATTTTATAAAACGACCAAGATAA
- the hemG gene encoding protoporphyrinogen oxidase, whose translation MKYDVIIIGAGLTGLSTAFYLKRKGLNIVVLEKENRTGGSIRSHNENGFVFEEGPNTGVIGNPEIAELFELLNIEPEIANSDAEKRLILKNNTWHPLPSGAVGFLKTPLFSLADKIKIAFEPFRRKGTDPEETIASLASRRIGRSFVDYAVNPFISGIYAGDPKKLVTKYALPKLYNLEQNYGSFIGGAYKKSKEIKTDRERKATRKVFSSKQGFSSLIEKLVEEIGAENIICSAEKIRIIPNEKQYEVTFLQEGNPSIFTTDKVVLTVGAHALPQMLPFVDDSDMLNISTLTYAKVIQVAVGVNNEAIDDKYISFGGLIPEKEKQRILGVLFPSFCFENRAPEGYSTLAIYMGGIRNPEIFNLNDNAIKNIVKEDLDKLFNIPPSSIQFMKIFRHPYAIPQYEKSSGKRFETIEKIETQYPGLIIAGNLRNGIGIADRVKQAYDITENIVKA comes from the coding sequence ATGAAATACGATGTCATTATAATTGGTGCGGGATTAACCGGACTAAGTACTGCTTTTTATCTGAAACGAAAAGGACTCAATATTGTTGTCCTCGAAAAGGAAAATCGTACAGGAGGATCTATCCGTTCGCATAACGAAAATGGATTTGTATTTGAGGAGGGACCCAATACGGGAGTAATAGGTAATCCTGAAATTGCTGAGCTTTTTGAGCTTTTAAACATTGAACCCGAAATTGCTAATAGTGATGCCGAAAAACGACTTATACTAAAAAATAATACATGGCATCCGCTACCTTCGGGAGCTGTGGGTTTTCTGAAAACACCCTTATTTTCATTGGCTGATAAGATTAAGATTGCGTTTGAGCCATTCAGAAGGAAAGGTACTGATCCGGAAGAAACTATTGCATCACTTGCTTCCAGACGAATTGGTCGGTCTTTTGTTGACTACGCAGTTAATCCTTTTATATCAGGGATATATGCAGGTGATCCAAAAAAACTTGTCACCAAATATGCCCTTCCTAAGTTGTATAATCTGGAACAGAATTACGGCAGTTTTATAGGGGGAGCCTACAAAAAAAGTAAAGAGATTAAAACCGACAGAGAAAGAAAAGCGACTCGAAAAGTTTTCTCAAGTAAACAAGGATTCAGTTCCCTCATTGAAAAATTAGTGGAAGAGATCGGTGCTGAGAACATTATTTGTTCTGCTGAAAAAATACGGATTATACCGAACGAAAAGCAATATGAGGTTACTTTTCTCCAAGAGGGAAATCCCTCTATTTTTACAACAGATAAAGTGGTATTGACAGTGGGGGCTCATGCTCTTCCTCAGATGTTGCCTTTTGTTGATGATTCGGATATGCTGAACATCTCAACGCTCACCTATGCCAAAGTTATTCAGGTAGCAGTTGGGGTAAACAATGAAGCAATTGATGATAAATACATTTCATTTGGAGGATTGATTCCTGAAAAAGAAAAACAGAGAATACTCGGTGTATTGTTTCCTTCTTTTTGTTTCGAGAATCGGGCCCCCGAAGGATATTCTACTTTGGCCATATACATGGGAGGGATTCGAAACCCTGAAATATTTAACTTGAATGACAATGCTATTAAGAATATAGTAAAGGAAGATTTGGATAAGTTATTTAATATTCCACCATCTTCTATTCAATTTATGAAGATATTCCGCCATCCATATGCTATTCCTCAATATGAAAAATCGAGTGGGAAAAGATTCGAAACTATCGAAAAAATAGAAACACAATATCCGGGTCTAATCATAGCCGGTAACTTACGTAATGGCATCGGAATAGCCGACAGGGTCAAACAGGCATATGATATTACCGAAAATATCGTAAAGGCTTAG
- a CDS encoding glycosyltransferase family 9 protein — translation MARVLITRISSFGDVAMLVPVVFSVAARYPQDRFVVLTRKSFAPLFENLGFNIGAVTIDVNKQHKGFFGIFRLLRSVTRYRYTHVADVHDVLRTKIVRSYMSILGKQVAHIDKGRKEKKRMISTKEVVPALKPTTERYMEVFEQLGFPAEMVFTNFFVFKERSLYPLRAVVTEKRGRWIGIAPFSKHAEKVYPLEKMENVIAKLSQRLDTTLFLFGSGTEERTLMQKWADKYSNVITISGKLNLENELLLISYLDVMISMDSANMHLASLVQVPAISIWGATHPNLGFYGFEQDPENAVQTEIECRPCSVFGEVPCFRKDIACLNRIEEDVILKKVDEILYNRKSVNNSDEVEQ, via the coding sequence ATGGCAAGAGTTTTAATTACTCGTATTTCTTCATTTGGCGATGTTGCGATGCTGGTTCCGGTGGTATTTTCGGTTGCGGCAAGATATCCTCAAGATCGTTTTGTAGTTTTAACCCGTAAATCTTTTGCTCCATTATTTGAGAATTTAGGTTTTAATATCGGTGCAGTTACTATTGATGTAAATAAACAGCATAAAGGATTCTTCGGAATATTCAGGTTACTGAGAAGTGTTACTCGCTATAGATATACGCATGTAGCAGATGTTCACGATGTGCTGAGAACTAAAATTGTACGATCTTATATGTCAATTTTAGGTAAGCAAGTCGCACATATCGACAAGGGACGTAAAGAGAAGAAAAGAATGATCTCGACCAAAGAGGTTGTTCCTGCATTAAAGCCCACAACAGAGCGTTATATGGAAGTCTTTGAACAGTTAGGATTTCCTGCGGAGATGGTGTTTACAAACTTCTTTGTATTTAAAGAGCGCTCCTTATATCCTCTTAGAGCAGTCGTGACCGAAAAGAGGGGACGATGGATAGGTATTGCACCTTTTTCGAAGCATGCAGAAAAGGTATATCCTTTAGAGAAAATGGAAAATGTTATTGCCAAACTCTCTCAGCGATTAGATACTACCTTATTTCTTTTTGGTTCAGGAACTGAAGAGCGTACTTTGATGCAAAAATGGGCAGATAAATACTCTAATGTGATTACTATATCAGGCAAATTAAATCTAGAGAACGAACTTCTGCTTATATCTTATTTAGATGTTATGATTTCTATGGATTCTGCCAATATGCATTTAGCATCTTTAGTTCAAGTGCCTGCTATTTCGATATGGGGAGCCACACATCCCAATTTAGGATTTTATGGCTTTGAACAAGACCCCGAAAATGCAGTACAGACTGAAATTGAATGCCGTCCATGCTCGGTCTTTGGTGAAGTACCCTGCTTTAGAAAAGATATCGCCTGCCTGAATCGGATTGAAGAAGACGTAATCCTGAAAAAGGTAGATGAAATTCTATATAATAGAAAATCTGTAAATAATTCAGACGAAGTTGAACAATGA
- the mutS gene encoding DNA mismatch repair protein MutS, producing the protein MKQYFEIKSKHPDAILLFRVGDFYETFSQDAIDTAEIVGITLTRRANGAAQFVELAGFPHHALDTYLPKLVRAGRRVAICDQLEDPKQTKNLVKRGVTELVTPGVSINDNILNHKENNFVCAIHFAKKNFGISFLDISTGEFMIAEGTKEYIDKLLANFSPKEILIERGKKKLFDEYFGARFFTFELDDWIFTQDAAKDRLLKHFETKNLKGFGVEHLSDGVISAGTILHYLDSTHHTQISHITSLSRIEEDRYVRLDKFTVRSLELISTMNEGGKSLLDILDKTISPMGARMLRRWLVFPLKEVKPINDRLAVIEYFFRDPGLKQVLEEQLSLIGDLERIISKVAVGRVTPREVVQLKVALKAIEPIRDLFLSSDEPSLKEIGERLNPCPIIRDKIEKEIQNDPPALLNKGSVINKGVNEELDKLRAIAYSGKDYLLQIQQREIETTGISSLKISFNNVFGYYIEVRNSHKDKVPAEWIRKQTLVNAERYITQELKEYEEQILGAEEKILTLETTIYNNLVADLIEYIPAIQVNANLIARTDCLLSFAKTAQENKYIRPTIEDSDVLNIKNGRHPVIEKQLPLGEAYIANDVFLDSNSQQIIIITGPNMAGKSALLRQTALITLMAQAGSYVPAESAQIGIVDKIFTRVGASDNISLGESTFMVEMNEASDILNNLSDRSLVLFDELGRGTSTYDGISIAWSIVEYIHEHPKARAKTLFATHYHELNEMAKSFKRIKNFNVSVKEADNKIIFLRKLVKGGSEHSFGIHVAKMAGMPQSIVKRADIILKQLETDNRKQGIAKPIAEINEKREGYQLSFFQLDDPVLSQVRDEIQSLDVNNLTPMEALNKLSDIKKIVSGK; encoded by the coding sequence ATGAAGCAATATTTTGAAATCAAGAGTAAACATCCTGATGCAATACTTTTATTCAGGGTCGGCGACTTTTATGAAACATTTTCACAAGATGCAATCGATACTGCCGAAATAGTAGGTATCACTCTTACCCGCAGGGCTAATGGGGCTGCTCAATTTGTAGAGTTAGCCGGATTTCCTCATCATGCGTTAGATACTTATTTACCTAAACTTGTTCGTGCCGGCAGACGTGTTGCTATTTGCGATCAGCTTGAAGATCCTAAGCAGACCAAAAACCTCGTAAAAAGAGGTGTCACCGAACTGGTTACTCCGGGTGTATCTATCAACGATAACATACTTAACCATAAAGAAAATAACTTCGTTTGTGCCATACATTTTGCCAAAAAGAATTTCGGAATATCATTTCTGGATATATCCACAGGGGAGTTTATGATTGCAGAAGGCACAAAGGAATATATAGACAAGTTACTTGCTAATTTCTCTCCGAAAGAGATATTGATAGAACGTGGTAAAAAGAAGTTATTTGACGAATACTTTGGTGCCCGTTTTTTTACATTCGAGTTGGATGACTGGATTTTCACACAAGATGCAGCAAAAGACCGTCTTCTTAAACATTTCGAAACCAAAAACCTAAAAGGGTTTGGTGTCGAACATTTGTCGGATGGCGTAATATCCGCAGGAACAATCCTGCACTATCTCGATTCTACACACCACACACAGATAAGCCATATCACCTCTTTATCGAGAATTGAGGAGGATAGATATGTACGTCTCGATAAATTTACCGTTCGCAGTTTAGAGTTAATCTCGACAATGAACGAAGGAGGTAAATCGCTCTTGGATATTCTTGACAAAACAATATCACCGATGGGTGCACGTATGCTTCGGCGTTGGTTGGTTTTCCCTCTGAAAGAAGTGAAACCGATTAATGACCGCTTGGCTGTTATCGAATATTTTTTCCGTGACCCCGGCCTTAAGCAAGTGCTAGAAGAACAATTGTCTCTTATTGGCGATCTTGAACGAATTATCTCGAAGGTGGCTGTTGGACGTGTTACTCCTCGAGAAGTAGTTCAGCTAAAAGTTGCTTTAAAAGCCATTGAACCGATCAGGGATCTGTTCTTATCTTCGGATGAACCCAGCTTGAAGGAAATAGGAGAAAGGCTCAATCCGTGTCCTATTATTCGTGATAAGATAGAAAAAGAAATACAAAATGACCCTCCTGCTCTACTCAACAAAGGGAGTGTTATCAATAAAGGAGTAAATGAGGAATTAGATAAGCTTAGGGCAATTGCTTATTCGGGTAAAGATTATCTTTTGCAGATACAACAACGCGAAATAGAAACAACGGGCATATCATCTCTTAAGATTAGCTTTAACAATGTCTTCGGGTATTATATCGAAGTCCGCAATTCACACAAAGACAAAGTGCCTGCCGAATGGATACGCAAACAAACGCTGGTAAATGCAGAACGATATATTACTCAAGAGCTTAAAGAATACGAAGAACAGATTCTGGGTGCAGAAGAAAAAATTCTTACGCTCGAAACCACTATATACAATAATCTGGTAGCCGACTTAATTGAGTACATACCGGCCATTCAAGTAAATGCGAATCTGATTGCACGTACTGATTGCCTGCTTTCTTTTGCTAAAACAGCACAAGAGAATAAATATATTCGCCCTACGATTGAAGACTCTGATGTACTTAACATAAAGAATGGACGACACCCTGTTATTGAGAAGCAGCTACCTTTAGGTGAAGCATATATTGCCAATGATGTTTTTCTGGACAGTAATTCCCAGCAAATAATAATCATCACGGGACCTAATATGGCGGGTAAGTCGGCTTTACTACGACAGACAGCATTAATTACCCTGATGGCACAAGCGGGAAGTTATGTACCTGCCGAATCGGCTCAGATAGGTATTGTTGATAAAATATTCACCCGTGTAGGAGCCTCCGATAATATTTCATTAGGAGAATCTACTTTTATGGTTGAAATGAACGAGGCTTCGGATATTCTAAACAACTTATCCGATCGCAGCTTAGTGCTATTTGACGAATTAGGACGCGGTACAAGTACTTACGACGGTATATCTATCGCTTGGTCCATTGTCGAATACATACATGAACACCCTAAAGCCAGAGCAAAAACATTATTTGCAACTCACTATCACGAATTGAATGAGATGGCTAAATCCTTTAAGCGAATCAAGAACTTTAACGTATCGGTAAAAGAGGCTGATAATAAAATTATATTCCTTCGTAAGTTAGTAAAAGGAGGTAGCGAACATAGTTTCGGTATCCATGTCGCTAAAATGGCCGGTATGCCTCAAAGCATTGTGAAACGTGCTGATATTATACTGAAACAATTAGAGACCGATAACCGCAAACAAGGTATTGCTAAGCCTATTGCCGAAATAAACGAGAAGAGAGAAGGATATCAACTTAGTTTCTTTCAGCTCGATGATCCTGTACTTAGTCAAGTCAGAGATGAGATACAATCGTTGGATGTGAATAATCTCACACCGATGGAAGCTCTTAACAAGCTAAGCGATATAAAGAAAATAGTATCGGGGAAATAA
- the upp gene encoding uracil phosphoribosyltransferase, with protein MKVINLSEQNSILNRFVSEIRDVNIQQDSMRFRRNLERIGEIIAYEISKNLSYETQEVQTPLGSAPANLYQDQIVLGTILRAGLGFHHGFLNYFDNAENAFVSAYRKYRENHESFHVSIEYIASPRLDDKVLILTDPMLATGGSMELSYHALLTKGSPKHVHVATVIASQEAIDYCKAKFPDATTTIWAAAIDPLLNEKAYIVPGLGDAGDLAYGQKD; from the coding sequence ATGAAAGTAATAAACCTATCTGAGCAAAATTCTATCCTAAATCGTTTTGTCAGCGAAATTCGAGATGTAAATATACAACAAGACAGCATGCGCTTCCGTCGAAATCTGGAACGTATCGGAGAAATAATTGCGTATGAAATTAGTAAGAACCTTTCTTATGAAACGCAAGAAGTTCAAACACCTTTAGGCAGTGCTCCGGCTAACTTGTATCAAGATCAAATCGTATTAGGAACCATACTTCGTGCCGGACTGGGTTTTCATCATGGATTTCTTAATTATTTCGATAATGCTGAAAATGCTTTTGTATCTGCTTATCGTAAATATCGTGAAAATCACGAAAGCTTTCATGTCAGTATAGAATACATTGCTTCGCCCCGTTTAGACGATAAAGTACTTATACTTACCGATCCTATGCTTGCAACAGGAGGTAGTATGGAGCTTTCGTACCATGCTCTTCTAACAAAAGGCTCGCCTAAACATGTGCATGTAGCAACTGTTATTGCCAGTCAGGAAGCAATAGATTATTGCAAAGCAAAATTCCCCGATGCGACTACCACTATTTGGGCTGCTGCTATAGATCCGTTATTAAACGAAAAGGCATATATAGTTCCCGGATTGGGAGATGCAGGCGATTTGGCTTACGGTCAGAAAGATTAA